Proteins co-encoded in one Sediminispirochaeta bajacaliforniensis DSM 16054 genomic window:
- a CDS encoding adenosine deaminase, giving the protein MVTKEMIRQIPKVELHDHLDGGLRPQTIVEMADEYGISLPEKDPERLAQWLHRGSDRKSLPLYLESFGVTVAVLQKAEALERAAYEAILDVAKEHVVYIEMRFSPVLHLKEGLNVEAVVESVLKGLERGRRETGTEYGLILCAMRDQSAAISLEIAELAVAFSDRGVVGFDIAGDENGHPPKKHLEAFQYIRNRNFNITIHAGEAFGLESIWQAIQICGAHRIGHATRLIEDMSVHGTRIEKMGTLAHFIRDKRIPLEVCLSSNIQTGAAPNFDDHPFHIYFRNGFRVFLNTDNRLMSNTTLSKEMELAVKHYNLSLKDLERLTINAMKSSFAHYDERIKIIYDVLKPGYAEVEKTSGYNGH; this is encoded by the coding sequence ATGGTTACAAAAGAAATGATACGGCAGATTCCCAAAGTGGAACTGCATGACCACCTCGATGGAGGTTTGCGACCACAAACCATTGTTGAAATGGCTGATGAGTACGGAATTTCACTTCCCGAAAAAGATCCCGAACGCCTTGCTCAGTGGCTTCACCGGGGCTCCGATAGAAAAAGCCTGCCCCTCTACCTCGAAAGTTTTGGGGTGACGGTGGCTGTTCTACAGAAGGCTGAAGCCCTTGAACGCGCTGCTTACGAGGCGATCCTCGATGTGGCAAAGGAACATGTGGTCTACATCGAAATGCGCTTTTCTCCGGTACTGCACCTCAAAGAGGGACTAAACGTGGAAGCGGTAGTTGAATCCGTGCTTAAAGGACTCGAGCGGGGCCGCAGGGAAACGGGGACCGAATACGGGTTGATTCTCTGCGCCATGCGAGATCAAAGTGCCGCCATCAGCCTTGAAATCGCCGAGCTTGCCGTTGCCTTCAGCGACCGTGGCGTCGTCGGCTTCGACATTGCGGGTGACGAAAATGGACATCCCCCTAAAAAACACCTTGAAGCCTTCCAGTATATTCGCAATCGGAATTTCAACATAACCATTCACGCAGGGGAAGCCTTTGGTTTGGAATCGATCTGGCAGGCCATTCAAATCTGTGGAGCTCACCGCATAGGCCATGCAACCCGCCTCATTGAGGATATGTCGGTCCACGGTACCAGGATCGAAAAAATGGGGACACTTGCCCATTTTATCCGGGATAAACGTATTCCGCTTGAGGTGTGCCTCTCAAGCAATATCCAAACCGGTGCCGCCCCCAATTTCGACGATCATCCCTTTCACATCTACTTTCGCAATGGTTTTCGTGTTTTTCTCAATACGGATAACCGCCTTATGAGTAATACCACCCTCAGCAAAGAGATGGAATTGGCTGTAAAGCATTACAATCTCAGCCTAAAGGACCTTGAACGGCTGACCATAAACGCCATGAAAAGTTCATTTGCTCACTACGACGAGCGAATCAAAATCATCTATGATGTTCTGAAACCGGGATACGCTGAGGTGGAAAAAACGTCAGGTTACAATGGACATTAG
- the ulaG gene encoding L-ascorbate 6-phosphate lactonase has protein sequence MSKIDTITRESWILSTFPEWGTWLNEEIDEENVRPGTFAMWWLGCTGIWVKSEGNTNICIDLWTKTGKRTKQNPLMKEQHQHQRMIGCRKLQPNLRNVPCVIDPFAIRKVEAILATHDHGDHIDENVAAAVLQNISAEVPFVGPQACVDLWTSWGVPKERCRVVRPGDSLQIGDVQIIVLDSFDRTELVTAPRGVVLKGKMPQDMDRLAVNYLIKTPGGTIYHSGDSHYSNYYAKHGNDHEIDVALGSYGENPRGMTDKMTSVDILRMAESLRTKVVIPFHHDIWTNFQADPMEILVLWNMRKHRLQYRFKPFIWQVGGKFVYPDDKDLLEYHYPRGFDDAFSIEPDLPFKSML, from the coding sequence ATGAGCAAGATAGATACCATTACACGGGAATCATGGATTCTCAGTACGTTTCCCGAATGGGGGACCTGGTTGAATGAGGAGATTGACGAAGAAAACGTCAGGCCGGGGACCTTCGCCATGTGGTGGCTTGGATGTACCGGCATCTGGGTGAAATCGGAAGGGAATACAAATATCTGTATCGATCTCTGGACAAAGACTGGGAAACGCACAAAGCAGAATCCCCTGATGAAGGAACAGCATCAGCACCAGCGGATGATTGGTTGTCGAAAACTTCAGCCCAATCTCAGAAATGTTCCCTGCGTAATCGACCCCTTTGCTATTCGAAAGGTCGAAGCTATTCTGGCGACACATGACCATGGTGACCATATCGATGAAAATGTTGCAGCAGCGGTGTTGCAGAATATTTCCGCAGAAGTACCGTTTGTCGGGCCGCAGGCCTGTGTCGATCTCTGGACAAGTTGGGGCGTACCGAAGGAACGTTGCCGGGTCGTCAGGCCGGGGGATTCTCTGCAGATCGGTGATGTTCAGATCATTGTTCTTGATTCTTTTGATAGGACCGAGCTGGTTACCGCACCCAGGGGTGTCGTCCTGAAGGGAAAGATGCCCCAGGATATGGATCGTCTCGCCGTTAATTACTTGATCAAGACCCCCGGAGGAACAATCTATCATAGTGGCGATTCGCATTATTCCAACTATTATGCAAAGCACGGCAATGATCATGAAATCGATGTTGCACTGGGCTCGTATGGCGAGAATCCCAGGGGAATGACCGATAAGATGACTTCTGTCGATATTCTGCGAATGGCGGAATCTTTGAGAACCAAGGTGGTGATTCCTTTTCACCATGATATCTGGACCAATTTCCAGGCCGATCCCATGGAAATTCTGGTTCTATGGAATATGCGGAAACACCGTCTGCAATATCGGTTCAAGCCCTTCATCTGGCAGGTTGGTGGCAAGTTTGTCTATCCGGATGATAAAGATCTGCTTGAATACCATTATCCCCGGGGTTTTGATGATGCTTTTTCCATCGAGCCCGATTTGCCTTTCAAATCCATGCTGTAA
- a CDS encoding SAM-dependent methyltransferase, whose protein sequence is MTDKAFCSYAKRKPLNGKKERQIASNKRATADYYSQLAKKEGYPARSVYKLEEIEKRFAVINAELPILDVGAAPGSWSLFISRLIKAKGLQPTIVSVDLKEMTVPRKSGITVITGDAFAGDACQSIRDRGPYGTIVSDAAPATTGNRIVDTRRSFSLASSVITLAEEFLTPGGNLVVKIFQGGDEQELMEMVRSRFSQLKTLKPKACRKDSFETYLIGLRKKHNG, encoded by the coding sequence TTGACCGATAAGGCCTTCTGTTCGTATGCTAAAAGAAAACCTCTAAACGGGAAAAAGGAGAGACAGATAGCTTCAAATAAACGTGCAACAGCTGACTACTACAGCCAGCTGGCAAAAAAAGAGGGATATCCCGCTCGTTCGGTCTACAAGCTTGAAGAGATCGAGAAACGTTTTGCGGTGATCAACGCAGAACTTCCCATCCTGGATGTCGGAGCGGCACCCGGCAGTTGGAGCCTCTTCATTTCCAGGTTAATCAAAGCCAAGGGATTGCAACCGACCATCGTTTCGGTTGATTTGAAAGAAATGACGGTCCCCAGAAAAAGCGGCATCACCGTCATCACCGGAGATGCCTTTGCGGGAGATGCATGCCAAAGCATTCGAGACAGGGGCCCCTATGGTACCATTGTCTCCGATGCGGCTCCGGCTACGACCGGCAACCGTATCGTCGATACAAGAAGATCTTTTTCGCTTGCATCATCGGTTATCACCCTTGCCGAAGAATTTCTCACCCCGGGTGGAAACCTGGTTGTTAAGATTTTCCAGGGAGGAGATGAGCAAGAGCTGATGGAGATGGTGCGCAGCCGCTTCTCTCAGCTGAAAACCCTCAAGCCTAAGGCGTGTCGTAAAGACTCTTTTGAGACCTATTTGATCGGGCTGAGGAAAAAACACAATGGCTGA
- a CDS encoding FGGY-family carbohydrate kinase: MILIIDAGTTSIRGILYDKEGNAAFISQHHSSPQFLPDGRVEQNPLIWKQLLETALKEAVEHLDQHHLSLEAIGLTAFRSPVFPVDKNGTPLLPAIMWQDKRTDCLLERFSSHHLDIYMRSGLPVSSVFSAIKMYWIKQYKPEEYQQSWKLIGIYEYLLFLLTGRMVTDHSVASRTNLFNLQAKDWDDKLISYFGIDKAKLAELVSPGSVCGELCKKIRKELSISGSIPVVAAGGDQQCSVLGFGITTPGTITVNTGTGAYVLTISPEPVRNEACSIYSNVAAAGDYLIESSLSTAGTVYRWFAEVSTKTTTTEKNNFSLLDSEIAQSPPGANGVMLIPRFKGPADPAGQTFSKGAFLNLDLSTKRGDMARAILEGISFELHERIIEIESQTNTHNRIFASGGMTRFPLYNQILADIFQRPVTSMKNGEATAFGAWLNTNRAFTESQTGVEFSDNMKEAEADTYLPHRKHSALYRSILERRKQTMKALGYS; the protein is encoded by the coding sequence ATGATACTCATTATTGATGCAGGAACAACCAGTATCCGCGGAATTCTTTACGACAAGGAAGGGAACGCCGCTTTTATCTCTCAGCACCACTCCTCGCCTCAATTCTTGCCCGACGGCCGTGTCGAACAAAATCCGCTTATCTGGAAGCAGCTTCTGGAAACAGCCCTCAAGGAAGCGGTTGAGCATCTTGATCAACACCACCTCTCCCTCGAGGCAATCGGGCTAACGGCATTCAGATCCCCTGTCTTTCCCGTCGATAAAAACGGCACTCCGCTTCTTCCGGCAATCATGTGGCAGGATAAAAGGACCGACTGCCTGCTGGAGAGGTTTAGCTCCCACCACCTGGATATCTATATGCGTTCAGGCCTTCCTGTTTCTTCGGTCTTTTCCGCCATCAAAATGTACTGGATTAAACAATACAAACCGGAAGAATACCAGCAATCATGGAAGCTTATCGGCATCTATGAATATCTTCTCTTCCTGCTGACGGGAAGAATGGTCACCGATCATTCCGTGGCCAGCAGAACAAATCTCTTCAACCTGCAGGCCAAGGATTGGGACGATAAACTCATATCATATTTTGGTATTGATAAAGCCAAACTGGCAGAACTTGTTTCTCCAGGCTCTGTCTGCGGAGAACTATGCAAAAAGATCCGAAAAGAGCTTTCGATAAGCGGATCGATTCCGGTCGTTGCAGCGGGGGGCGATCAGCAATGCTCGGTTCTGGGATTCGGGATCACCACCCCCGGAACCATCACGGTAAATACCGGCACAGGTGCTTACGTCCTTACCATATCACCAGAGCCGGTCAGAAACGAGGCATGTTCGATATATTCCAATGTGGCCGCAGCGGGAGATTACCTCATCGAATCTTCACTATCGACCGCAGGAACGGTATATCGCTGGTTCGCAGAGGTCAGTACGAAAACAACCACAACGGAAAAGAACAACTTCTCACTGCTCGATAGCGAAATTGCACAATCGCCTCCAGGTGCAAACGGCGTCATGCTTATTCCCCGATTCAAAGGTCCAGCCGATCCGGCAGGTCAGACCTTTTCAAAGGGAGCATTCCTTAATCTTGATCTCTCAACAAAACGGGGAGATATGGCCCGGGCAATACTTGAGGGCATATCCTTCGAACTACACGAGAGGATCATCGAGATAGAATCACAAACCAACACTCATAATCGAATTTTTGCATCAGGAGGCATGACAAGATTCCCCCTATACAATCAGATCCTCGCCGATATATTTCAAAGGCCCGTAACAAGCATGAAAAACGGGGAAGCAACTGCATTCGGGGCATGGCTGAATACAAACCGGGCATTCACGGAGTCTCAAACAGGTGTAGAATTTTCCGACAACATGAAAGAGGCGGAAGCCGACACCTACCTTCCTCATAGAAAGCACTCCGCATTATATCGCAGCATATTGGAAAGGCGTAAACAAACCATGAAAGCTCTTGGTTATTCCTGA
- a CDS encoding B12-binding domain-containing radical SAM protein has translation MPSSIKRLVIVSIHIDRGARAVPLGAASVAALVQARHGDRVKPIILDFFLDQDIALCVAAIKELQPDILAFSIYLWNRRKSIEIARCIKTELPDLPIFAGGPEVTADWHRLGEAYPGCFDLFLPGEGEGSILQGLDMLLAGRPGTSVLFPQSVDLTVLPSPYLDGTLDPAAYTGLLWELSRGCPFRCHFCFESKGSEQVRYFSMERITRELELFAHAGVRELFILDPTFNHNRTRAKKLLRLMQKIAPDIHYNIEVRSEFLDQELAELFSGLSCSLQIGLQSADPKVLRNINRSIKQDDFRRKVLFLHEAEVVYGFDLIYGLPGDSLEGFLASIDFAFSMVPNHIDIFPLAVLPGTILYDKADSFGLVRDSDDPYLVHASSDFHSEDMAVASRIASAIDLFYNQGNAVPWFDIIIERLGINPSRFFLDFSLWLEGKISDGHDQAMSEVQQIYLLKLFTDRGLQAEGEVVHDIIEIFALWDRIDEATSGNVPELSGFFHFSPSQLFEYLEEGVRDLGELAFFLPRVEKTILVSSSEGVLLFQE, from the coding sequence ATGCCTAGTTCCATAAAAAGATTGGTTATAGTCTCGATCCATATAGATCGGGGGGCTCGTGCCGTCCCTCTCGGTGCGGCTTCGGTTGCGGCCCTCGTTCAGGCACGCCATGGGGACCGGGTTAAACCGATTATTCTTGATTTCTTCCTTGATCAGGATATAGCCCTTTGTGTAGCGGCGATCAAGGAACTGCAGCCCGATATCCTTGCTTTTTCCATATACCTCTGGAATAGGCGGAAGAGTATTGAAATCGCTCGGTGTATAAAAACGGAACTGCCCGATCTTCCGATCTTTGCGGGAGGACCGGAGGTAACGGCCGATTGGCATCGCCTCGGTGAAGCATACCCGGGTTGTTTTGATCTTTTCCTCCCCGGAGAAGGTGAGGGATCGATTCTTCAGGGCCTGGATATGCTTCTTGCCGGTAGGCCCGGTACCTCAGTCCTTTTCCCGCAGAGCGTTGATCTTACCGTTCTTCCCTCTCCTTATTTGGACGGGACGCTGGATCCGGCTGCTTATACCGGTTTGCTGTGGGAACTCTCCAGGGGGTGTCCTTTCCGTTGTCATTTTTGTTTTGAATCCAAGGGCTCCGAACAGGTCAGATATTTCTCCATGGAGCGAATTACTCGTGAACTTGAGCTGTTCGCCCATGCCGGAGTCCGGGAACTTTTTATTCTCGACCCTACCTTTAATCACAACCGTACAAGGGCCAAGAAATTACTGCGCTTGATGCAAAAGATTGCGCCCGATATTCATTACAACATTGAAGTCAGAAGTGAGTTTCTCGATCAGGAACTCGCCGAACTCTTTTCCGGCCTCTCCTGTTCCCTGCAAATTGGACTGCAAAGTGCCGATCCAAAGGTACTCCGTAACATTAATCGAAGCATTAAACAGGATGATTTCCGCCGGAAAGTGCTCTTCCTGCACGAAGCTGAAGTCGTGTATGGCTTTGATCTCATCTACGGTTTACCTGGGGATTCTCTTGAGGGGTTTCTTGCAAGCATTGACTTTGCCTTTTCTATGGTACCGAACCATATCGATATCTTTCCTCTTGCTGTTCTTCCGGGAACCATACTATACGATAAAGCGGACTCCTTCGGCCTTGTTCGAGATAGCGATGATCCCTATCTCGTCCACGCATCTTCCGACTTTCATTCCGAAGATATGGCTGTTGCTTCACGTATCGCTTCTGCAATCGACCTGTTCTACAACCAGGGAAACGCTGTTCCGTGGTTTGACATCATTATCGAAAGACTTGGAATCAACCCCTCCCGGTTTTTTCTTGATTTTTCTCTCTGGCTGGAAGGCAAAATATCAGATGGGCATGATCAGGCAATGAGCGAGGTTCAGCAGATATACCTTTTAAAGCTTTTTACTGACAGGGGATTGCAGGCAGAAGGCGAGGTCGTTCATGATATTATTGAAATTTTCGCCCTCTGGGATCGCATAGATGAAGCCACTTCAGGCAATGTGCCGGAGCTATCGGGATTTTTCCACTTTTCGCCCTCCCAGCTTTTTGAATATTTGGAAGAGGGCGTTAGAGATTTGGGGGAGCTTGCATTCTTTTTGCCCCGAGTTGAAAAAACTATCCTTGTATCTTCCTCTGAAGGCGTTCTTCTGTTTCAGGAATAA
- a CDS encoding L-ribulose-5-phosphate 4-epimerase translates to MSKHIDSLIEAVFKANLELPARGLVTFTWGNVSAVDRKQGWIVIKPSGVPYEKLQVEDMVVTDMDGNIVHGTKRPSSDLATHIALYKGFPCCGSIVHTHARNSTAWAQSCTDLPPLGTTHADYFFGAVPCTRKMTDHEIQKNYELETGNVIVETFRTRAIDPEAVPSALVAAHGPFSWGKTPEEALYHAVVLEEIACMAMATMSIQPAISHMQQTLLDKHFLRKHGKNAYYGQ, encoded by the coding sequence ATGAGTAAACATATAGATAGTCTTATCGAAGCGGTTTTTAAGGCGAACCTCGAGCTTCCGGCTCGGGGCTTGGTAACCTTCACCTGGGGAAACGTCAGCGCCGTTGACAGGAAGCAAGGGTGGATTGTGATAAAACCAAGCGGCGTTCCCTATGAAAAATTACAAGTCGAAGATATGGTCGTCACCGATATGGATGGCAACATCGTACACGGAACAAAACGCCCATCCAGTGACCTGGCAACCCACATCGCGTTGTACAAGGGCTTTCCCTGCTGCGGGTCAATTGTTCATACCCATGCAAGAAACAGTACGGCATGGGCCCAGTCCTGTACGGACCTGCCTCCTCTGGGCACCACTCACGCAGACTATTTTTTCGGCGCCGTTCCCTGTACCAGAAAGATGACCGACCACGAGATTCAGAAAAACTACGAACTGGAAACAGGCAATGTCATCGTAGAGACGTTCAGGACACGGGCCATCGATCCGGAAGCGGTCCCATCCGCCCTGGTGGCCGCTCATGGCCCCTTTTCCTGGGGAAAAACACCCGAAGAAGCACTCTATCACGCAGTAGTTCTTGAAGAAATTGCCTGCATGGCGATGGCTACCATGTCGATACAACCCGCTATTTCCCACATGCAACAAACCTTACTGGACAAACATTTCCTACGAAAACATGGAAAAAACGCCTATTATGGACAATGA
- a CDS encoding L-ribulose-5-phosphate 3-epimerase, whose amino-acid sequence MTLQDLKFGIYEKALPEMASWPEKLDLAKRLNFSFVEMSIDESERRLARLEWARDERKAFINCVFDSGISVPSICLSGHRRFPLGSHNPDIRARARKILHDAINFSAEVGIRTIQLAGYDVYYETGDNDTWQWFLDGLNEGVQKAAKEHVMLSMEIMDTHRISSIVRFMNLKRMIMNPWFTVYPDLGNLTAWGNDVVQELELGKDLITAIHLKDTLAVTKTFPGQFRDVSFGDGCVDFVAAFRALKRLHFTGPFLMEMWSGKGKNPVKEIEEAREWIITRMKEGGYINE is encoded by the coding sequence ATGACCCTCCAGGACCTGAAATTCGGTATCTACGAAAAAGCCTTGCCCGAAATGGCATCCTGGCCGGAAAAACTGGATCTGGCGAAGCGCCTCAACTTTTCCTTTGTGGAAATGTCCATCGACGAATCAGAGAGGCGGCTGGCCCGTCTCGAGTGGGCAAGGGACGAACGGAAGGCTTTCATAAATTGTGTCTTTGATTCGGGAATTTCCGTACCATCCATCTGCCTTAGCGGGCACAGGAGGTTCCCACTCGGCAGCCATAATCCCGATATCAGAGCAAGGGCCCGGAAAATACTGCACGACGCTATCAACTTTTCTGCCGAGGTCGGAATCAGAACCATCCAGCTTGCCGGCTATGATGTGTATTATGAAACGGGAGACAACGACACCTGGCAATGGTTTCTGGACGGTCTGAATGAGGGGGTCCAGAAGGCGGCAAAGGAACACGTTATGCTATCCATGGAGATCATGGACACACATCGAATCAGTTCGATTGTGCGTTTCATGAATCTCAAGCGAATGATCATGAATCCCTGGTTTACGGTATATCCCGATCTGGGAAACCTGACCGCCTGGGGCAACGATGTCGTGCAAGAATTGGAGCTTGGGAAGGATCTCATCACGGCAATCCATCTCAAGGATACACTGGCGGTGACAAAAACATTTCCCGGTCAATTTCGTGATGTATCGTTCGGCGACGGCTGCGTCGATTTCGTCGCAGCGTTTCGAGCCTTGAAAAGGCTGCACTTTACCGGCCCCTTTCTCATGGAGATGTGGTCGGGGAAAGGCAAGAACCCGGTCAAAGAAATAGAGGAAGCCAGGGAATGGATTATTACAAGAATGAAAGAAGGTGGTTACATCAATGAGTAA
- a CDS encoding rhomboid family intramembrane serine protease, which produces MDNRSIIRRPFRYRYYNAAFGIIIINIVFFVFNTISPQSRYYTALIPGLIIGKGFYWQFFTYMFTHANISHIFFNMLGLFFFGTQVERRIGSSEFLLFYLLTGFLAGLFSFIVYMFTGMYGAVLLGASGAIFAVLLAFAVYFPYANIYIMGIIPVKAPLLVIGYTAIELFSQLLSINSGVAHLTHLAGFVFAFFYFLVRLNINPIDVFRGGGRR; this is translated from the coding sequence ATGGATAACAGATCGATCATCAGAAGACCGTTCCGCTATCGTTATTACAACGCGGCATTCGGCATCATTATCATCAATATTGTCTTTTTCGTTTTTAATACCATATCGCCCCAAAGTCGCTATTATACCGCCCTGATTCCCGGTCTAATCATCGGTAAAGGCTTCTACTGGCAGTTTTTTACCTATATGTTTACGCATGCCAATATAAGCCACATCTTTTTTAACATGCTCGGCCTCTTTTTCTTTGGAACCCAGGTCGAACGCCGCATAGGGAGCAGTGAATTTCTGCTGTTCTATCTCTTGACAGGATTTCTGGCCGGTCTCTTCTCTTTTATTGTCTATATGTTCACCGGAATGTACGGCGCTGTTTTGCTGGGGGCATCAGGGGCTATTTTTGCGGTTCTTCTTGCCTTTGCCGTCTACTTTCCGTATGCAAACATCTACATTATGGGAATTATTCCGGTAAAGGCCCCGCTTTTGGTCATTGGATATACCGCTATCGAACTTTTTAGCCAGCTTTTATCCATCAACTCGGGTGTGGCTCATCTCACGCATCTGGCAGGTTTCGTTTTTGCATTTTTCTACTTCCTCGTCCGTCTTAACATCAATCCCATAGACGTGTTTCGAGGCGGCGGAAGGAGATGA
- a CDS encoding ABC transporter substrate-binding protein — translation MRRFVVVLLLIFTSSFVFSNGQQDAAGSSPKSASGEFNWRQYEGETIVACFPNHVTYNALMPLIPEFEELTGIKVEVDLLQYMKMHDKQVLEMSKPSGDYDLISMVCMWKSEYAAAGMLKELEPFFNDPSLAYPDYDFDDLVPAYVENTGYVGGKKIYLGGPGAKLYGIPFGAETSILIYRKDIFDKYNLKVPETYDEVLETAKFIYENVDGMYGMTSRGASGHQANAAYLLHASPFGARVFDENWEPVVNSPESIKTLEWMKKMFSYGPPGMTSFAQDGEFQAFLQGDAAMYLDASVFAGKARDPKQSKVYDKLGYAMHPKQENRLSESGGFGLAIPANASHPEAAFLFLQWITSKETERKVIENGGAPFRTSSVNDPILQDEYPEFKALALQLPHVNPDWRPIIPEWGEIDNIMGIAVNQVLTGEKEPQEAMDGIMAPIREIMVRAGYIK, via the coding sequence ATGAGAAGATTTGTGGTTGTGCTCCTGTTGATCTTTACTTCAAGTTTTGTCTTTTCCAATGGGCAGCAGGATGCTGCCGGAAGCTCTCCGAAGAGTGCGTCAGGTGAGTTTAACTGGAGACAATATGAGGGAGAGACCATTGTTGCATGCTTTCCGAACCATGTGACGTATAACGCATTGATGCCCCTGATTCCCGAGTTCGAGGAGCTTACCGGTATCAAGGTGGAGGTCGATCTGCTCCAGTACATGAAGATGCACGATAAACAGGTATTGGAGATGAGTAAGCCTTCCGGCGATTATGATCTGATTTCAATGGTGTGTATGTGGAAAAGTGAGTATGCCGCCGCCGGTATGCTGAAGGAACTCGAACCCTTTTTCAATGATCCGTCTCTGGCATATCCGGATTACGACTTTGACGATCTTGTCCCTGCCTATGTGGAAAATACCGGCTATGTAGGAGGCAAAAAAATCTATCTCGGCGGTCCGGGGGCCAAACTTTACGGTATCCCTTTTGGTGCCGAAACCAGCATATTGATATATCGAAAAGATATCTTTGATAAATATAATCTTAAGGTTCCCGAGACCTATGATGAGGTGCTCGAAACTGCCAAATTCATCTATGAAAATGTTGACGGCATGTATGGGATGACAAGCCGGGGTGCTTCCGGGCATCAGGCGAATGCCGCTTACCTGCTGCATGCATCACCTTTTGGGGCAAGAGTCTTTGATGAGAATTGGGAACCGGTGGTTAATTCCCCTGAATCTATCAAAACACTTGAGTGGATGAAAAAGATGTTCAGCTATGGACCTCCGGGAATGACCAGTTTTGCCCAGGACGGCGAATTTCAGGCCTTTTTGCAGGGAGATGCCGCCATGTACCTTGATGCAAGCGTTTTTGCCGGTAAGGCCAGAGATCCGAAGCAGTCGAAGGTCTATGATAAACTTGGCTATGCAATGCATCCGAAGCAGGAAAACAGATTGAGTGAGTCGGGAGGATTCGGCCTGGCGATACCGGCAAATGCGAGCCATCCGGAAGCTGCATTTCTGTTCCTTCAGTGGATCACAAGCAAGGAGACCGAACGGAAGGTTATAGAGAATGGAGGAGCCCCCTTCCGAACTTCTTCGGTAAACGATCCCATTCTTCAGGACGAGTATCCGGAATTCAAGGCTCTTGCTCTGCAGCTGCCACACGTAAATCCCGATTGGCGGCCCATCATTCCTGAATGGGGGGAAATCGACAATATCATGGGTATTGCGGTCAACCAGGTATTGACCGGAGAGAAAGAGCCCCAAGAGGCCATGGACGGTATCATGGCACCTATTCGGGAGATCATGGTCCGAGCCGGATATATTAAGTAA
- the ulaD gene encoding 3-keto-L-gulonate-6-phosphate decarboxylase UlaD translates to MKRPLLQIALDHTDLKAALESAGKVAEEVDVIEAGTILCYAEGAKAVKQIHDAYPGHTIVADLKAADAGEVVANLVFSRGASWMTCICNAPLATMEAAKKVADTYSGEIQVELYGAWSFDLAAKWLDIGINQAIYHRGRDAAAAGQNWSDEDIQKIRHLGEMGFAVSVTGGLAPQDLSLFRGIPVKCFIAGRSLYEAKNPIAAARAFKQAIRDNWNQG, encoded by the coding sequence ATGAAGAGACCATTACTACAAATTGCCCTGGACCACACGGATTTGAAGGCAGCTCTTGAATCGGCAGGAAAGGTTGCAGAAGAAGTAGACGTTATTGAAGCAGGAACGATCCTTTGCTATGCCGAAGGGGCCAAAGCGGTGAAACAGATACACGATGCATACCCCGGTCATACCATCGTTGCCGACCTGAAGGCGGCGGATGCCGGAGAAGTCGTAGCAAATTTGGTGTTTTCCCGGGGAGCAAGCTGGATGACATGCATCTGCAATGCCCCGCTGGCTACAATGGAGGCGGCCAAAAAAGTTGCAGACACATACAGCGGCGAGATACAGGTAGAGCTATACGGAGCGTGGTCATTCGATCTGGCCGCAAAATGGCTCGATATCGGCATCAACCAGGCGATCTACCACCGGGGGCGTGACGCTGCGGCGGCTGGACAAAACTGGAGCGATGAGGACATACAGAAGATCCGGCATCTGGGAGAAATGGGGTTTGCGGTTTCGGTCACGGGAGGACTCGCACCGCAGGATCTATCACTATTTCGGGGAATTCCGGTTAAATGCTTTATTGCTGGTCGATCGCTTTACGAGGCGAAGAATCCCATAGCCGCGGCCCGTGCCTTTAAGCAGGCGATCAGGGACAACTGGAACCAGGGATGA